One segment of Struthio camelus isolate bStrCam1 chromosome 25, bStrCam1.hap1, whole genome shotgun sequence DNA contains the following:
- the TBKBP1 gene encoding TANK-binding kinase 1-binding protein 1 — protein sequence MDSMFEDDISILAQEALGQDEDWLDSPNTDLSGEMCSASHFALVTAYDDLKDRLAGLERENSTLKRRLKAYEIKYPLIGEFGEERLFSVYEAKETSPLQSEKASLQQQLNQFQHELQKSKEREEQLDEMIQAYEKLCVEKSDLESELGEMRALVETHLSRIRSLEQQLRQRDGGSFGAPLPGQEVPFLPLHGGHVLDCPVGWPSRGLEQLEAELEAARQEAQRAQHREEHLKAERERLQAELERLQESRAQEQSERDMAWVKKVGDDQVNLALAYTELTEELCRLRSLSALQSQILRALLQEKSLNGAQRHSPLSQCHSPAQQRRSPAPQCPSPVAPGRAPAPPCQSPALQRRSPAPAASPSPAPQRRSPAPGPGQSPAQQRRSPAPAASQSPGQQRRSPAPAAGPAPAAASPHRLPGERGPLELGYAKPSSRHIKASFQGRRSYSEVSNVALYQQSRPLWLPPEAATLPKPRPYGELYLGGSGAPPSPRQPFEEHARFEKQSSDEDDWAVPSPPSPEAGAIRCASFCAGFPIPAAAHRTAAAYARAEHAQSWPSINLLLETADSDIRSCPLCQLAFPVGYPDDALVKHIDSHLENSKI from the exons ATGGACTCCATGTTCGAGGACGACATCAGCATCCTGGCGCAGGAGGCGCTGGGGCAGGACGAGGACTGGCTCGACAGCCCCAACACGGACCTGTCGGGCGAGATGTGCTCGGCCTCCCACTTCGCCCTCGTCACGGCCTACGACGACCTCAAGGACCGCCTGGCGGGGCTGGAGCGCGAGAACTCCACGCTCAAGCGGCGCCTCAAGGCCTACGAGATCAAG TACCCGCTCATCGGCGAGTTCGGCGAGGAGCGCCTCTTCTCCGTCTACGAGGCCAAGGAGACCTCGCCGCTGCAGAGCGAGAAGGCgtcgctgcagcagcagctcaacCAGTTCCAGCACGAG ctgcagaagagcaaggAGCGGGAGGAGCAGCTGGACGAGATGATCCAGGCCTACGAGAAGCTCTGCGTGGAGAAGAGTGACCTGGAGTCGGAGCTGGGCGAGAtg CGGGCGCTGGTGGAGACGCACCTGAGCCGCATCCGgagcctggagcagcagctgcggcAGCGCGACGGCGGCTCCTtcggcgccccgctgcccggccagGAGGTGCCGTTCCTGCCGCTGCACGGCGGCCACG TGCTCGACTGCCCCGTGGGCTGGCCGAGCCGCggcctggagcagctggaggccGAGCTGGAGGCGGCGCGGCAGGAGGCCCAGCGCGCCCAGCACCGCGAGGAGCACCTCAAAGCCGAGCGCGAGCGGCTGCAAGCCGAGCTCGAGCGCCTGCAGGAGAGCCGGGCGCAG GAGCAGTCGGAGCGGGACATGGCCTGGGTGAAGAAGGTGGGCGACGACCA GGTGAACCTGGCGCTGGCCTACACGGAGCTGACGGAGGAGCTGTGCCGCCTGCGGAGCCTCAGCGCCCTGCAGAGCCAGATCCTGCGCGCGCTGCTGCAGGAGAAGAGCCTCAACGGCG CCCAGCGCCACTCGCCGCTGTCCCAGTGCCATTCCCCGGCCCAGCagcgccgctcgcccgccccgcaGTGCCCCTCGCCCgtggcgccggggcgggcgcccgctCCCCCTTGCCAGTCGCCGGCGCTGCAGCGGCgctcgccggccccggccgccagcccctcgccggccccgcagcgccgTTCGCCGGCCCCCGGGCCCGGCCAGTCGCCGGCCCAGCAGCGGCgctcgccggccccggccgccagccAGTCGCCCGGGCAGCAGCGCCgctcgccggccccggcggccggcccggctccggccgccgcctcgccgcacCGGCTGCCCGGCGAGAGGGGGCCGCTGGAGCTGGGCTACGCCAAGCCCTCGAGCCGTCACATCAAAGCCAGCTTCCAAGGGCGCCGGAGCTACTCGGAGGTGAGCAACGTGGCGCTGTACCAGCAGAGCCGCCCGCTCTGGCTGCCGCCCGAAGCCGCCACGCTGCCCAAGCCGCGGCCCTACGGCGAGCTCTACCTGGGCGGCTCGGgcgcgccgccgagcccccgccAGCCCTTCGAGGAGCACGCACGCTTCGAGAAGCAGTCGTCGGACGAGGACGACTGGGCCGTGCCCAGCCCGCCCAGCCCCGAGGCCGGGGCCATCCGCTGCGCCTCCTTCTGCGCCGGCTTCCccatccccgccgccgcgcaccggaCGGCGGCCGCCTACGCCCGGGCCGAGCACGCGCAGTCCTGGCCCTCCATCAAC ctgctgctggagacggCGGACTCGGACATCCGGAGCTGCCCGCTCTGCCAGCTCGCCTTCCCCGTGGGCTACCCGGACGATGCTTTGGTAAAGCACATCGACTCGCACCTGGAGAACAGCAAGATCTGA